In the genome of Cutibacterium equinum, one region contains:
- a CDS encoding diacylglycerol/lipid kinase family protein: protein MTTRLLVNPAAGGGRAHRLEPWVTARLRSAFGDVDVVRTTSFQHAEQALAELAACDGEGDRVVVMGGDGMVHLGLNHLAGTRIRLGIVPSGTGNDFASSVGLPSRVDEAIKRIVADQVTPIDLAEVTGNVYGGHCWVGCVVSTGYDAIVNRRTNHMTTKFGPLSYGWVALSALADFSPKHYRISVDGQYRELDAMLIAIGNGGHFGGGMRVCPTASVVDGLLDITIIHAVSRRTLLGYLPLLYAGKLSRMDFVETLRAQRVDVDGDDMFAMADGEEIGDVPLTVVARPGAVNLVGLA, encoded by the coding sequence ATGACGACCCGACTCCTGGTCAATCCCGCAGCTGGAGGCGGTCGTGCCCATCGCCTTGAACCCTGGGTGACGGCACGGTTGCGCAGTGCCTTCGGTGACGTCGATGTCGTGCGCACCACCAGTTTTCAACATGCTGAGCAGGCATTGGCCGAGCTCGCCGCCTGCGACGGTGAGGGGGATCGCGTCGTCGTCATGGGAGGTGACGGCATGGTCCACCTGGGGCTCAACCATCTCGCCGGGACGAGGATCCGGTTGGGCATCGTGCCGTCAGGAACCGGAAATGACTTCGCCTCATCTGTCGGCCTTCCATCCAGGGTCGACGAGGCCATCAAACGCATCGTGGCGGATCAGGTCACTCCCATCGACCTCGCCGAGGTCACGGGCAACGTGTACGGCGGGCATTGCTGGGTGGGATGTGTCGTCTCCACTGGATATGACGCGATCGTCAATCGACGCACCAATCACATGACGACGAAGTTCGGCCCGCTCAGTTACGGCTGGGTTGCGCTCTCCGCCCTGGCCGACTTCTCGCCCAAGCACTACCGGATCAGTGTCGACGGGCAGTATCGCGAGCTTGACGCCATGCTCATCGCCATTGGCAACGGTGGTCATTTCGGTGGCGGCATGAGGGTCTGCCCGACGGCAAGCGTCGTCGACGGGTTGCTCGACATCACCATCATCCATGCCGTTTCGCGCCGCACCCTGCTGGGCTACCTGCCCCTGCTGTATGCCGGCAAGCTCTCCCGCATGGACTTCGTGGAAACCCTGCGTGCCCAGCGCGTTGACGTCGATGGGGACGACATGTTTGCGATGGCCGACGGAGAGGAGATTGGTGACGTTCCATTGACCGTCGTCGCCCGTCCCGGCGCTGTCAACCTCGTCGGTCTGGCGTGA
- a CDS encoding CPBP family intramembrane glutamic endopeptidase: protein MATRAVSARSTVTEPEPRVDYTRVLVDSSAGPGPGLLGLIGLLLGYAIVVPGLLYAFLGIGFLVEHTDGEGFHAYYQRAAGYHTVGGLIATHLALASLIAVVLVLARYLNHRAPRWVASVQPGIRWRFGVLVALVAVVVLNLTQLLVRGGANAHYTVPRNWWVWLLAIIITSPFQALAEEMFFRGYLMNVISALALTLPEKVGRWLSVVVSALIFALMHGTQNAWLFADRFAFGLLAGWLVIVTGGLEAGVAAHVVNNLFAFGYAVFLGGVAQARGLSSMGWVDAAWDIGGFLAIALAGWWIGNLMRVARRTPAR from the coding sequence ATGGCGACTCGTGCCGTCTCCGCCCGCTCGACGGTGACCGAGCCTGAGCCGCGAGTGGACTACACCCGGGTCCTTGTCGATTCGTCGGCTGGCCCGGGGCCCGGCCTGCTAGGTCTCATCGGACTGTTACTGGGGTACGCGATTGTCGTCCCAGGACTGTTGTACGCCTTCCTGGGCATCGGTTTCCTCGTGGAGCACACCGACGGTGAGGGTTTCCACGCCTACTACCAGCGCGCGGCCGGCTATCACACCGTCGGAGGTCTCATCGCCACCCACCTGGCCCTGGCAAGCCTCATCGCCGTGGTGCTGGTGTTGGCGCGCTACCTCAACCATCGCGCCCCGCGGTGGGTGGCATCAGTCCAACCGGGCATTCGCTGGCGTTTTGGTGTGCTGGTGGCTCTGGTCGCCGTTGTTGTGCTCAATCTGACCCAATTGCTCGTTCGTGGGGGAGCCAACGCTCACTACACCGTTCCCAGAAATTGGTGGGTGTGGCTGCTGGCGATCATCATCACATCGCCCTTCCAGGCCCTGGCTGAGGAGATGTTTTTCCGGGGGTATCTCATGAATGTCATCTCGGCACTGGCCTTGACATTGCCGGAAAAGGTGGGACGGTGGCTCTCGGTCGTCGTCTCTGCCCTCATCTTCGCGCTGATGCACGGCACTCAGAATGCGTGGCTGTTTGCCGACCGGTTCGCCTTCGGACTGCTTGCTGGATGGCTCGTCATCGTCACAGGTGGACTGGAAGCCGGGGTCGCCGCCCACGTCGTCAACAACCTCTTTGCCTTTGGGTATGCGGTCTTCCTGGGAGGGGTGGCGCAGGCTCGCGGCTTGTCGTCGATGGGGTGGGTCGATGCAGCCTGGGACATCGGCGGGTTCCTGGCGATCGCCCTGGCTGGGTGGTGGATCGGCAACCTCATGAGGGTTGCTCGGCGGACACCCGCACGCTAG
- a CDS encoding O-methyltransferase yields the protein MLPIPDIPEPVTKALHNALEMGYFTTTRNETGRFMATLAAGVHGSIGECETGSGAGAAWLRLGARKRTKVISYEPDPTLCARARDVLADLDIDIIEGTWDDLLERGPFGLLSVPIRVAQVRPVDEILKAVAVGGLVVIDDMRPSHGFPPRDINGTVDTTRLAWLTHPKVHATEIQLAADMAAIVACRLSPRG from the coding sequence GTGCTACCCATTCCCGATATTCCTGAACCGGTGACGAAAGCCCTCCACAATGCGCTGGAGATGGGCTACTTCACCACCACCCGTAATGAGACCGGCCGTTTCATGGCCACCTTGGCGGCGGGGGTGCATGGTTCCATCGGGGAATGCGAAACGGGGTCTGGTGCCGGAGCCGCCTGGCTGCGCCTGGGTGCCCGCAAGCGCACCAAGGTCATCAGCTACGAGCCCGATCCGACCCTGTGTGCCCGCGCCCGCGACGTCCTGGCTGATCTCGACATTGACATCATTGAGGGCACCTGGGACGACCTGCTGGAACGAGGACCTTTCGGCCTGCTCTCAGTACCGATTCGAGTGGCTCAGGTGCGCCCGGTCGACGAGATCCTCAAAGCGGTCGCTGTGGGCGGTCTGGTCGTCATCGACGACATGCGCCCCAGTCACGGATTTCCCCCGCGCGACATCAACGGCACCGTCGACACGACCAGGCTCGCGTGGCTGACTCATCCGAAGGTCCATGCCACCGAGATTCAACTGGCCGCTGACATGGCGGCCATCGTCGCATGCCGCCTGTCGCCGCGCGGCTGA
- a CDS encoding branched-chain amino acid aminotransferase — translation MSLRFASADDLTWSRDEEIALEHANPRFGEVFIDHMAVATWQADKGWGDDAVVNYRSLGLNPGSAVLHYAQEIFEGLKAYRHADGSVWLFRPDQNAERFALSAQRLALPTLPVDDFVNACVRLSEVDSRWVPEPGADGEKSLYLRPFMIANQDFLGLAPASTVLFCVIGSPVGAYFVGGIKPLRILVEREQARTAPGGTGEAKCGGNYAASLRSQIEARARGCDQVLFVDAVEHRWIEELGGMNFMAISKDGQLITPELTGTILRGITRKSILEVAPDLGLEPVERRLGIDEMLDGVRSGQFPEVFACGTAAVVTPIGAFLDGDNEVQVAEPTGKATMEIRRRLLDIQFGRAEDTRGWLKRVC, via the coding sequence ATGAGTTTGCGCTTTGCTTCTGCTGACGATCTGACGTGGTCCCGCGACGAGGAGATCGCGCTGGAACATGCCAACCCCCGTTTTGGTGAGGTCTTCATCGATCACATGGCTGTTGCCACCTGGCAGGCCGACAAGGGCTGGGGAGACGACGCCGTCGTCAATTACCGCAGTCTGGGCCTCAATCCGGGGAGCGCTGTTCTTCACTACGCGCAGGAGATTTTCGAGGGCCTCAAGGCCTACCGTCACGCCGACGGGTCCGTGTGGCTCTTCCGTCCCGACCAGAATGCTGAGCGTTTTGCCCTGTCGGCGCAGCGTCTCGCCCTGCCCACCCTGCCGGTTGACGATTTCGTCAACGCTTGTGTGCGGCTGTCCGAGGTTGACTCCCGTTGGGTTCCCGAGCCCGGGGCCGACGGTGAGAAGTCCCTGTACCTGCGTCCGTTCATGATTGCCAATCAGGACTTCCTCGGTCTCGCCCCCGCGTCGACGGTGCTGTTCTGTGTCATCGGATCCCCGGTCGGCGCCTACTTCGTCGGGGGAATCAAGCCGCTGCGAATCCTCGTCGAGCGCGAGCAGGCTCGTACCGCTCCCGGTGGCACTGGCGAGGCGAAGTGCGGTGGCAACTACGCCGCGTCGCTGCGTTCCCAGATCGAGGCTCGCGCCCGTGGCTGCGACCAGGTGCTGTTCGTCGATGCGGTCGAGCACCGCTGGATCGAGGAACTGGGCGGCATGAACTTCATGGCCATCAGCAAGGACGGCCAGCTCATCACCCCAGAACTGACTGGGACCATCCTGCGTGGCATCACCCGCAAGTCGATCCTCGAGGTGGCCCCAGATCTCGGGCTGGAGCCAGTGGAGCGCAGGCTTGGCATCGACGAGATGCTTGACGGGGTGCGCTCGGGACAGTTCCCGGAGGTCTTTGCCTGCGGTACCGCAGCGGTCGTCACCCCGATCGGGGCCTTCCTCGACGGTGACAACGAGGTGCAGGTTGCCGAGCCGACCGGCAAGGCGACGATGGAGATCCGTCGCCGCCTGCTCGACATTCAGTTCGGACGCGCCGAGGACACGCGCGGCTGGCTCAAGCGAGTCTGCTGA
- the hisF gene encoding imidazole glycerol phosphate synthase subunit HisF, with amino-acid sequence MSVAVRVIPCLDVKDGRVVKGINFSGLRDAGDPVELAAEYGRKGADEVTFLDISASTEGRATTREMVTRCAETVFVPLTVGGGVRGVDDVDVLLRSGADKVGINTAAIATPAIIDEIADRFGNQVIVVSVDARRDPAQPSGFVVTTHGGRRSAGLDAVEWARQAVDRGAGEILLNSMDADGTTEGFDIEMIEAVRQAVEVPLIASGGAGTVSDFVAAVRAGADAVLAASVFHYRTLTIAQVKDGLREAGFEVR; translated from the coding sequence ATGTCTGTGGCTGTGCGTGTCATCCCGTGTCTCGACGTCAAGGACGGACGAGTCGTCAAAGGGATCAACTTCTCTGGTCTGCGTGATGCCGGCGATCCGGTGGAATTGGCGGCTGAGTACGGACGCAAGGGTGCCGACGAGGTGACGTTTCTCGACATCTCGGCCTCAACCGAGGGGCGAGCCACCACCCGCGAGATGGTGACCAGATGCGCAGAGACGGTGTTCGTGCCCCTGACGGTGGGCGGCGGGGTACGTGGGGTTGACGACGTCGACGTCCTCCTGCGTTCCGGTGCCGACAAGGTGGGGATCAACACGGCAGCCATCGCCACCCCGGCGATCATCGACGAGATCGCGGACCGATTCGGCAATCAGGTCATCGTGGTGTCGGTCGACGCTCGCCGGGATCCGGCCCAGCCCTCCGGCTTCGTGGTGACGACTCACGGTGGACGCCGTTCGGCCGGGCTCGATGCCGTCGAGTGGGCCCGCCAGGCTGTTGACAGAGGAGCCGGCGAGATCCTGCTCAACTCCATGGACGCTGACGGCACCACCGAAGGTTTCGACATCGAGATGATCGAGGCGGTGCGTCAGGCTGTCGAGGTTCCACTCATTGCCTCGGGTGGTGCTGGCACGGTGTCCGACTTCGTCGCGGCGGTGAGAGCCGGTGCTGATGCAGTCCTGGCCGCGTCCGTGTTCCACTACCGCACCCTGACCATTGCCCAGGTCAAGGACGGGCTGCGTGAGGCCGGCTTCGAGGTCCGCTGA
- a CDS encoding fumarylacetoacetate hydrolase family protein yields MRIARFVTAGGDPAFGIVELAADQGDHPDTIAVITGDPVAAPVQYTGARHDLADVRLLSPVIPRSKIIGVGRNYADHASELGNEVPSRPLLFLKPNTSVIGPDEAIVRPAASSNLHYEAELAIVIGRICKDVPQDRAQEVIFGFTVANDVTARDLQHSDGHWVRAKGSDTFCPLGPWMVTHFSVAEASHRQIVTRLDGEEVQHGNTDQMMHTIPELISHVSSFMTLLPGDVILTGTPAGVGPMAPGQRVEVEIEGIGTLANTVVEA; encoded by the coding sequence ATGCGTATTGCCCGGTTTGTCACAGCTGGCGGCGACCCCGCTTTCGGGATCGTCGAACTTGCCGCCGATCAGGGAGATCATCCCGACACCATTGCCGTCATCACGGGAGACCCCGTGGCGGCTCCGGTCCAGTACACCGGTGCCCGTCATGACCTCGCCGACGTCCGCCTGCTGTCCCCGGTGATCCCGCGGTCCAAGATCATCGGGGTCGGCCGCAACTACGCCGACCATGCCAGCGAACTGGGTAACGAGGTACCGTCCCGGCCACTGCTGTTCCTCAAGCCCAACACTTCGGTCATCGGGCCTGACGAGGCTATCGTCAGACCTGCCGCGTCCTCGAACCTGCACTACGAGGCCGAGCTGGCCATCGTCATCGGCCGCATCTGCAAGGACGTCCCGCAGGACAGGGCCCAGGAAGTCATCTTTGGGTTCACTGTGGCCAACGACGTCACCGCTCGTGACCTGCAACACTCTGACGGACACTGGGTGCGGGCGAAGGGCTCGGACACCTTCTGCCCACTGGGTCCTTGGATGGTCACCCACTTCTCTGTTGCTGAGGCTTCACATCGCCAGATCGTCACGCGTCTGGATGGTGAGGAGGTCCAGCACGGCAACACTGACCAGATGATGCACACCATTCCGGAGCTCATTTCCCATGTGTCGTCCTTCATGACCCTGCTGCCTGGCGATGTCATCCTCACTGGGACTCCTGCTGGGGTCGGACCCATGGCACCCGGCCAACGCGTCGAGGTCGAGATCGAGGGTATTGGAACACTGGCCAACACCGTCGTGGAGGCCTGA
- a CDS encoding HIT family protein, producing MDCLFCSIAAGDIPAMIVDSDDTSVAFLDIEPFQDGHTLVIPRKHVTSALDDDGELARISPMVTKVARHLVDSLGASGVNIVSNAGEVAGQSVHHLHVHVIPRYDREPGINAIRSTLPRRRLEEVAALVAGESDK from the coding sequence ATGGACTGCCTTTTCTGCTCAATTGCTGCGGGGGACATCCCTGCGATGATCGTTGATTCTGACGACACCTCGGTCGCATTCCTCGACATCGAGCCCTTCCAGGACGGCCACACCCTCGTCATTCCGCGAAAGCATGTCACGAGCGCTCTCGACGACGACGGGGAGTTGGCTCGTATCAGTCCGATGGTGACGAAGGTGGCCCGCCACCTCGTTGATTCCCTGGGGGCATCTGGGGTCAACATCGTTTCCAACGCCGGCGAGGTGGCTGGTCAGAGCGTCCATCATCTTCACGTGCATGTCATTCCGCGCTACGACCGCGAGCCGGGCATCAATGCCATTCGTTCGACCCTGCCACGGCGTCGACTCGAGGAGGTCGCCGCGCTGGTGGCCGGGGAGTCAGACAAGTGA
- the ilvC gene encoding ketol-acid reductoisomerase translates to MATIYHNDDADLSIIQDRQVAIIGYGSQGHAHALNLRDSGVDVRVGLPEGSSAIAEAEAEGLRVLPIDQACQEADVIMVLAPVQDQPQLYSEQIAPHLEHGDALFFAHGLNVHFGYITAPEGVDVSMVALTTPGHIARREYADGRGVPVLVCVGQDASGAAWDLTTSYAKALGGLRAGGIETTFREETETNLFGEQTVLGGLTHLVEAGFQTLVDAGYQPEMAYVQVCHEMNTIVDLFIEGGLSKLRRSMGEIAEYGDYVSGPRIVDDHVKENMRAVLDDIQTGAFAKRFIDDQNAGAPELTKLREDRANHPIESTGKQIGAMYSRLSTDEDWAGGSRAF, encoded by the coding sequence ATGGCCACGATTTACCACAACGACGACGCCGACCTGTCCATCATCCAGGACCGCCAGGTTGCCATCATCGGTTACGGCTCCCAGGGACATGCCCACGCCCTCAACCTGCGCGACTCCGGCGTTGACGTGCGTGTTGGTCTGCCGGAGGGCTCCTCGGCGATTGCCGAGGCCGAGGCTGAGGGTCTGCGTGTGCTCCCCATCGATCAGGCGTGCCAGGAGGCCGACGTCATCATGGTCCTGGCCCCCGTCCAGGATCAGCCTCAGCTGTACTCCGAGCAGATTGCCCCGCACCTCGAGCACGGCGACGCCCTCTTCTTCGCCCATGGTCTCAACGTCCACTTCGGCTACATCACGGCCCCCGAGGGGGTCGACGTCAGCATGGTCGCCCTGACGACCCCCGGCCACATCGCGCGTCGCGAGTACGCCGACGGCCGCGGCGTCCCCGTGCTGGTCTGCGTCGGGCAGGATGCTTCTGGCGCAGCCTGGGACCTCACCACGTCCTACGCCAAGGCCCTTGGTGGTCTGCGAGCTGGCGGCATCGAGACCACTTTCCGTGAGGAGACCGAGACCAACCTCTTCGGTGAACAGACCGTACTGGGTGGCTTGACCCACCTCGTCGAGGCCGGCTTCCAGACCCTCGTCGACGCCGGTTACCAGCCGGAGATGGCCTACGTCCAGGTTTGCCACGAGATGAACACCATCGTCGATCTCTTCATCGAGGGCGGACTCTCCAAGCTGCGCCGGTCGATGGGCGAGATCGCTGAATACGGCGACTACGTGTCCGGCCCTCGCATCGTCGACGACCACGTCAAGGAAAACATGAGGGCCGTCCTGGACGACATCCAGACGGGTGCCTTTGCCAAGCGCTTCATTGACGATCAGAACGCCGGTGCCCCGGAACTCACGAAGCTGCGTGAGGACCGGGCCAACCACCCGATCGAAAGCACTGGCAAGCAGATTGGCGCGATGTACTCCCGATTGTCCACTGACGAGGACTGGGCCGGGGGTAGCCGCGCTTTCTGA
- a CDS encoding thymidine phosphorylase — protein MTTTYSAVDLIRAKREGQTLTSDQIRWLIRAYTDGVVTDEQMSAMAMAVFFQGLNDEELSTWTTAMIESGERMSFTGLSRPTVDKHSTGGVGDKITLPLAPLVAACGAAVPQLSGRGLGHTGGTLDKMEAIPGWRADLTHDEMVAQLDTVGAVICAAGPGLAPADKKLYALRDVTGTVESIPLIASSIMSKKIAEGTDSLVLDVKTGSGAFMKTEEDARELARRLVSLGEAAGVRTTALLTRMDVPLGYACGNGIEVAESLEVLAGGGPTDVVDLTVALARQMVTAAGLDGTDPADVLANGKAMDVWRDMVRAQGGDPDAPLPVAHHCQDVIATKAGVVTEVDAMAVGLAAWRLGAGRARKEDPVQAAAGVMLRVRPGDRVVAGQPLATLLTDTPDAISRAEEALADAFTLAESFQPRDIIVDTITA, from the coding sequence ATGACCACCACGTACTCCGCCGTTGACCTCATCCGTGCCAAGCGCGAGGGTCAAACCCTCACCTCCGATCAGATCCGTTGGCTCATTCGCGCCTACACCGATGGCGTCGTCACTGACGAGCAAATGTCCGCCATGGCCATGGCCGTGTTCTTCCAGGGCCTGAACGACGAGGAGCTGTCGACCTGGACGACAGCCATGATCGAATCCGGCGAGCGGATGAGTTTCACAGGGCTGTCGCGTCCCACCGTCGACAAACATTCCACCGGCGGGGTCGGCGACAAGATCACCTTGCCGTTGGCTCCCCTCGTCGCTGCCTGCGGCGCAGCGGTGCCCCAGTTGTCTGGGCGCGGCCTGGGCCACACCGGCGGCACCCTCGACAAGATGGAGGCCATTCCAGGATGGCGGGCCGACCTCACCCATGACGAGATGGTTGCCCAGCTCGACACCGTCGGAGCCGTCATCTGCGCCGCCGGGCCCGGACTTGCCCCCGCGGACAAGAAGCTCTACGCCCTGCGCGACGTCACCGGCACCGTCGAGTCGATCCCCCTCATTGCCTCCTCCATCATGAGCAAGAAGATCGCCGAGGGCACAGACAGCCTCGTCCTGGACGTCAAGACCGGTTCGGGTGCATTCATGAAGACCGAGGAGGACGCCCGCGAGCTGGCCCGCCGCCTCGTCAGCCTGGGTGAGGCCGCCGGGGTGCGCACCACTGCCCTGCTGACCAGGATGGACGTCCCACTGGGGTATGCCTGCGGTAACGGCATCGAGGTCGCCGAGTCCCTCGAGGTGCTGGCGGGCGGTGGACCTACTGATGTTGTCGACCTCACCGTCGCCCTGGCCCGTCAGATGGTCACGGCCGCAGGTCTGGACGGCACCGACCCGGCTGACGTTCTGGCCAATGGCAAGGCCATGGATGTGTGGCGCGACATGGTTCGCGCCCAGGGCGGCGATCCCGACGCACCGTTGCCAGTGGCCCACCATTGCCAAGACGTCATCGCGACCAAGGCTGGCGTCGTCACCGAAGTTGACGCCATGGCCGTCGGCCTGGCCGCCTGGCGTCTGGGGGCAGGCCGAGCCCGCAAGGAAGATCCCGTGCAGGCCGCCGCCGGGGTCATGCTGCGCGTTCGTCCCGGGGATCGTGTCGTCGCTGGTCAACCACTGGCCACCCTGCTCACTGACACCCCAGACGCCATCTCGCGTGCCGAGGAGGCCCTGGCCGACGCCTTCACCCTCGCAGAGTCCTTTCAGCCCCGCGACATCATCGTCGACACCATCACCGCCTGA
- a CDS encoding DEAD/DEAH box helicase has translation MSETLDRFIAGLSFKPDDYQVTACQDLDDGAGVLVAAPTGAGKTVGGEYATHLALASGLKCFYTTPIKALSNQKFHDLVARHGADQVGLLTGDITINSQAPVVVMTTEVLRNMIYRNSSTLDTLGWVVLDEVHYLADRFRGPVWEEVILGLDPQVKIVGLSATVSNAEEFGEWLDEVRGDVRVVVSERRPVPLTQHVAVGRGLHDLFDPDRPTEVNPELVSIAKQESRFQRDDARRPRGRSGKGKRSVSYGSGQFGGASAQRRGRGGRDRPRGPRNQPSRIQVVRSLQKANLLPAIIFVFSRAGCDGAVSQLLNTDVVLTSQEEARQLRRIAQRHGEGLTDEERRAVGWNHFLAAFERGIAAHHAGLLPVLKAIVEEGFVAGLLKVVVATETLALGINMPARTVVLEKLVKYNGQTHADITPGEYTQLTGRAGRRGIDTQGHAVVCWQAGMDPRAVAGLASRRTYPLNSAFVPTYNMAVNLVGSMGREKARDLLEHSFAQFQTDRRLGGSAVRSRHTQSEIDAYLKAAHCEHGDFAEYARMREEISELEHEQARLRKGERPSQVADSLSRLDPGDVIAVPSGPHAGWVVVIDPGTHGKRGQYPHPLVMTPDRTVIRLGSGDIDAPVKRVAGVKVPRHFSPGNRSDRRSLGKAFDRVLDGLGQPVIPPKRPEVNADLADRIRELRAQMRQHPCHSCPDRESHARFAERAMRLTRRSERELAKARAKATSIATQFERIVLVLEALGYLGEGGDDVTDAGRMLSGIYSELDLVTVEAIRRGVFDDLDYPQLAAVLSTIVHESRPGDRGRVHRMPDHASESAESQLRAVRAEIGLLERDHRIERPRDLDIGFAETAYAWAAGAGLETVLDDMSAGDFVRRVRQVCDLAGQIAQAGVSEDLAHTCRQVVGAMQRGVVTMDRQEE, from the coding sequence ATGAGCGAGACTCTTGACCGGTTCATCGCGGGGCTGTCCTTCAAACCTGACGACTACCAGGTGACGGCCTGTCAGGATCTCGACGACGGTGCCGGGGTCCTCGTGGCGGCCCCGACAGGCGCTGGTAAGACGGTGGGCGGGGAGTACGCGACGCATTTGGCCCTGGCATCGGGGCTCAAGTGCTTCTACACCACCCCCATCAAGGCTCTGTCCAACCAGAAATTCCATGACCTGGTGGCCCGTCACGGCGCGGATCAGGTGGGTCTGCTCACCGGCGACATCACCATCAACTCCCAAGCCCCTGTCGTCGTCATGACGACGGAGGTGTTGCGGAACATGATCTACCGCAATTCCAGCACTCTGGACACCCTGGGCTGGGTCGTCCTCGACGAGGTGCACTATCTGGCCGACCGTTTCCGTGGCCCGGTCTGGGAGGAGGTCATCCTCGGCCTGGATCCGCAGGTCAAGATCGTCGGGCTCTCGGCGACCGTCTCCAACGCCGAGGAGTTCGGGGAGTGGCTGGACGAGGTGCGCGGTGATGTTCGAGTCGTCGTCTCCGAGCGTCGTCCCGTCCCGTTGACCCAGCACGTGGCCGTTGGGCGAGGTCTCCATGATCTCTTCGATCCCGACCGTCCCACCGAGGTCAATCCGGAGCTGGTCTCCATCGCCAAGCAGGAGTCCAGGTTCCAGCGTGACGATGCCCGTCGCCCCCGAGGGCGCTCTGGCAAGGGGAAACGCAGTGTTTCCTACGGCAGTGGCCAGTTTGGTGGGGCTTCCGCCCAGCGCCGAGGACGAGGGGGCCGTGACAGGCCGCGCGGTCCGCGTAACCAGCCCAGCCGCATTCAGGTCGTGCGCTCCCTCCAGAAGGCCAACCTGCTGCCCGCCATCATCTTCGTGTTCTCCCGGGCCGGATGCGACGGCGCCGTCAGCCAATTGCTCAACACCGATGTGGTGCTCACGAGTCAAGAGGAAGCCCGCCAACTGCGCCGCATCGCGCAACGCCACGGTGAGGGGTTGACCGACGAGGAGCGTCGTGCGGTGGGCTGGAACCACTTCCTGGCTGCTTTCGAGCGCGGTATCGCTGCCCACCATGCGGGGTTGCTGCCGGTGCTCAAGGCGATCGTCGAGGAAGGGTTTGTCGCCGGGTTGCTCAAGGTCGTTGTGGCCACCGAGACCCTGGCCCTGGGCATCAACATGCCTGCTCGCACGGTCGTGTTGGAAAAGCTCGTCAAGTACAACGGACAGACCCACGCCGACATCACACCCGGCGAGTACACCCAGCTCACAGGTCGTGCCGGACGCCGAGGCATCGACACCCAAGGACATGCGGTCGTGTGCTGGCAGGCTGGCATGGATCCTCGTGCGGTGGCAGGCCTGGCCTCCCGACGGACCTATCCGCTCAATTCGGCCTTCGTGCCGACCTACAACATGGCTGTCAATCTCGTCGGGTCGATGGGACGCGAGAAGGCCCGTGACCTTCTGGAACACTCCTTTGCCCAATTCCAGACCGATCGCAGGCTGGGCGGGTCGGCGGTACGTAGCCGTCACACCCAGTCCGAGATCGACGCCTATCTCAAGGCGGCCCACTGCGAGCATGGCGACTTCGCGGAATACGCCCGTATGCGCGAGGAGATCAGCGAGCTGGAACATGAGCAGGCTCGCCTGCGCAAGGGGGAGCGGCCCAGCCAGGTCGCCGATTCCCTGTCCCGCCTCGATCCTGGTGACGTCATCGCCGTGCCGTCTGGCCCACACGCCGGGTGGGTTGTCGTCATCGATCCCGGTACGCACGGAAAACGGGGTCAGTATCCGCACCCCCTGGTCATGACCCCGGATCGCACCGTGATTCGCCTTGGTTCTGGCGACATCGATGCTCCCGTTAAGCGGGTTGCCGGGGTCAAGGTCCCGCGTCATTTCTCCCCCGGAAATCGCAGCGATCGACGATCCTTGGGCAAGGCCTTTGATCGCGTCCTTGACGGTCTGGGGCAGCCAGTCATTCCACCGAAACGCCCCGAGGTCAACGCGGACCTGGCTGATCGCATCCGCGAGCTGAGAGCTCAGATGAGGCAACACCCCTGTCATTCCTGCCCGGATCGGGAATCCCACGCTCGTTTTGCCGAGCGTGCCATGAGGCTGACGCGGCGCAGTGAACGAGAGCTGGCCAAAGCCCGCGCCAAAGCCACGTCCATCGCGACCCAGTTCGAGCGGATCGTGCTCGTCCTGGAGGCGCTGGGATATCTCGGGGAGGGGGGAGACGACGTCACGGATGCCGGTCGGATGCTGTCTGGGATTTACTCCGAGCTCGACCTGGTGACCGTCGAGGCCATTCGACGTGGCGTCTTTGACGACCTGGACTACCCCCAGTTGGCTGCGGTGTTGTCGACCATCGTCCACGAATCTCGTCCTGGTGATCGCGGCCGCGTGCACCGTATGCCTGACCACGCCAGCGAGTCGGCGGAATCTCAGCTTCGAGCGGTGCGAGCCGAGATCGGTCTGCTGGAGCGCGATCACCGTATCGAGCGTCCCCGCGATCTGGACATCGGATTTGCCGAAACGGCCTATGCCTGGGCTGCCGGGGCCGGCCTGGAGACGGTCCTTGACGACATGAGTGCCGGTGACTTCGTGCGTCGGGTGCGTCAGGTCTGTGATCTGGCCGGCCAGATCGCACAGGCGGGAGTGTCTGAGGATCTCGCTCACACCTGCCGACAGGTGGTGGGTGCCATGCAGCGCGGGGTCGTCACCATGGATCGCCAGGAGGAATGA